Proteins encoded by one window of Cucurbita pepo subsp. pepo cultivar mu-cu-16 chromosome LG14, ASM280686v2, whole genome shotgun sequence:
- the LOC111809805 gene encoding protein NRT1/ PTR FAMILY 4.3-like produces MEMERRRDFKGENNANANAMPSEDVTVDWRGRPSNAVSHGGMRAAAFVLGLQAFEIMAIAAVGNNLITYLINEMHFSLSKSANIVTNFVGTVFLLALVGGFLSDSYLGSFWTMLIFGFVELSGFILLSVQAHVPQLKPPQCNMLESDGNECVEAKGLKALIFFVALYLVALGSGCVKPNMIAHGADQFSPQSPSQSKTLSTYFNAAYLAFSIGELIALTLLVWIQTHSGMDVGFGVSAAVMALGLISLVAGIFYYRNKPPQGPIFTPILQVFVAALLKRKQVCPSNPHMLHGSQTSNDKVGLSSHSANLIPTQKFRFLNKACIKNQDEAAKESPWRLCTPNQVEQVKILVSVVPIFACTIVFNTILAQLQTFSVQQGSLMNTQLTKSFHIPPASLQSIPYIMLIIIVPLYDTFFVPFARKFTGHTSGISPLKRIGFGLFLSAFSMVAAAIMEKKRRDSAVNLNQTISIFWITPQFLIFGLSEMFTAVGLIEFFYKQSIKGMQAFLTAMTYCSYSFGFYLSSLLVSMVNKITSSSSNGGWLHDNNLNKDRLDLFYWLLAALSFLNFLNYLFWSKWFDEHPSVSQKPQHNDNPHHGEDYHIYNFNSSKNNVDDYVP; encoded by the exons atggaaatggaaagaagGAGAGATTTCAAGGGGGAGAACAACGCCAACGCCAACGCCATGCCATCTGAAGATGTCAccgttgattggagaggacGACCCTCGAACGCCGTCTCCCACGGCGGAATGAGAGCAGCTGCTTTTGTTCTTG GACTGCAAGCGTTCGAGATAATGGCGATTGCTGCAGTTGGGAACAATCTGATAACATATCTGATAAATGAGATGCACTTTTCACTGTCAAAATCTGCAAACATAGTGACAAACTTTGTTGGAACAGTGTTTCTTTTGGCACTTGTTGGTGGTTTCCTGTCTGATTCTTATCTTGGGAGTTTTTGGACCATGCTTATCTTTGGCTTTGTTGAACTTTCT GGATTCATATTGCTATCGGTTCAGGCTCATGTTCCTCAGCTCAAGCCACCCCAATGCAACATGTTAGAAAGTGATGGAAATGAGTGTGTGGAAGCAAAAGGGTTAAAGGCATTGATATTCTTTGTGGCACTGTACTTAGTGGCTCTGGGGAGTGGGTGTGTGAAGCCCAATATGATAGCTCATGGGGCTGATCAGTTCAGTCCACAAAGTCCAAGCCAATCCAAAACGCTCTCAACATACTTCAATGCAGCCTATTTGGCCTTCTCCATTGGAGAACTCATTGCGCTCACTCTTCTTGTTTGGATCCAAACTCACTCTGGCATGGACGTTGGCTTTGGAGTCTCTGCTGCTGTTATGGCTCTGGGTTTGATCAGTTTGGTTGCTGGCATTTTTTACTACAGGAATAAACCCCCTCAAGGACCCATTTTCACCCCTATTCTTCAA GTCTTTGTTGCTGCCCTTTTGAAAAGAAAGCAAGTTTGTCCTTCCAACCCTCATATGCTTCATGGAAGCCAAACCAGTAATGATAAAGTTGGCTTATCCTCTCACTCTGCCAACCTTATTCCCACTCAAAAGTTCAG GTTCTTGAACAAGGCTTGTATCAAAAACCAGGATGAAGCAGCAAAGGAAAGCCCATGGAGATTGTGCACTCCCAATCAAGTTGAACAAGTGAAGATATTAGTTTCAGTTGTCCCAATATTTGCCTGCACAATAGTTTTCAATACCATATTGGCTCAGCTCCAAACATTTTCAGTTCAACAAGGAAGTCTCATGAACACCCAACTTACCAAATCCTTCCACATTCCTCCAGCTTCCCTCCAGTCTATTCCTTACATTATGCTCATTATCATCGTCCCTTTGTATGATACATTCTTTGTCCCATTTGCTAGAAAATTCACTGGCCATACCTCTGGAATATCTCCTTTAAAACGTATCGGTTTCGGTCTCTTTCTCTCTGCTTTTTCGATGGTTGCAGCAGCCATAATGgagaaaaagaggagagaTTCAGCTGTGAATTTGAACCAGACGATATCGATCTTCTGGATCACACCACAGTTCCTTATTTTTGGGTTATCAGAGATGTTTACAGCAGTTGGACTCATTGAGTTCTTTTACAAGCAATCAATAAAAGGGATGCAAGCATTTTTAACAGCCATGACATATTGCTCATACTCATTTGGATTCTATTTGAGCTCACTGCTTGTGTCAATGGTGAATAAGATCACATCGAGCTCCTCCAATGGAGGTTGGCTCCATGACAATAACCTAAACAAAGACAGGCTTGATCTCTTCTACTGGTTGCTGGCTGCACTTAGCTTCCTCAATTTTCTTAACTACCTCTTCTGGTCAAAATGGTTCGACGAACATCCATCTGTCTCACAAAAGCCACAACATAATGACAACCCCCACCATGGAGAAGACTATcacatttataatttcaattcttcaaaGAACAATGTTGATGATTATGTTCCTTGA
- the LOC111809804 gene encoding zinc finger CCCH domain-containing protein 5, whose protein sequence is MEEPEFVGEEEEKPQGTEAGSIEKPCSLENLCRKEKRKALKKIKRKQLRKEEALKKLQEEEAQLNDPEEQRRIRLMELEEEERSERERKLFEERERAWLEAMELKKKKMAEEEEEEEQRRRALEEESTARQAENENELNAEDGWEYIEGPAEVIWKGDEIILKKKLIKVPKKGVEPEKSLEDPHRPTSNPLPPQSEDITDCKNAPISTRQVIDDVASQVPNFGTEQDKSHCPFHLKTGACRFGQRCSRIHFYPDKSCTLLIKNMYNGPGLAWEQDEGLEFADEEVECCYEEFYEDVHTEFLKYGEIVNFKVCKNGSFHLRGNLYVHYKSLDSAVLAYNANNGRFYAGKQVICEFVNVTRWKIAICGEFMKTRYQTCSHGTACNFIHCFRNPGGDYEWADSDKPPPRYWVKKMASLFGYLDESENEKHTELEHWDKFGKSSRSMSTDVDRYRSRRSKSRSLDHGSRRSKNSENDYTRHSRREKVHENQQSLDKEEYEQANLKYYHRRNNRFNDADSDESADKFDERSKDRERGRRSRVRNADHDDSKNTSNETDEGWSSGDGNKYVHRHQRRKSNGHVSETFKTTGGSPSQSAISDHDTRGISSDRNKERRVSYGGKHKKRWDEVTKDSDDQLKQKSKLKTDYECKKFSLRKSSGLPSDGRQEQSISDRYIERSEPMNLDKEFCNNEHTDKEGRWDPGRSYDEFEKFSESTSAMHSEAGSPVRQGERFKSDVLGRVDYYGNKVKKRNHRELKSSDSYEQRTSRRKSSRPDDDQNFSDLKYDNTNTN, encoded by the exons ATGGAGGAGCCTGAATTCgtaggagaagaagaagagaagccTCAGGGTACTGAAGCTGGCTCGATTGAGAAGCCATGTTCGTTGGAGAATCTGTGCAGGAAGGAGAAGAGGAAGGCGTTGAAGAAGATCAAACGCAAGCAATTAAGAAAAGAGGAGGCGCTGAAAAAGCTACAGGAAGAGGAGGCGCAGTTGAACGATCCTGAAGAGCAGAGGAGGATTCGGTTGATGGAgctggaggaggaggagaggtcggagagggagaggaagcTCTTTGAGGAGCGTGAAAGGGCTTGGTTGGAGGCTAtggagttgaagaagaagaagatggctgaggaggaagaagaagaagagcagcGAAGGAGAGCGCTGGAAGAAGAATCGACGGCGCGGcag GCTGAAAATGAAAACGAGTTAAATGCGGAAGATGGTTGGGAATACATTGAAGGGCCTGCAGAAGTGATctggaaaggagatgagaTAATTCTGAAGAAGAAACTAATTAAGGTTCCTAAGAAGGGCGTTGAACCTGAGAAAAGCCTTGAG GATCCGCATAGGCCTACATCAAACCCTCTTCCTCCGCAATCTGAAGATATTACAGATTGTAAGAATGCACCAATTTCAACTAGACAAGTGATTGATGATGTTGCAAGCCAAGTGCCAAACTTTGGAACTGAACAg GATAAATCACATTGTCCATTCCATTTAAAAACTGGAGCTTGTCGATTTGGTCAGCGTTGTAGCAGAATTCACTTCTACCCTGACAAATCGTGTACATTGCTTATCAAGAACATGTATAATGGTCCTGGCCTTGCTTGGGAGCAAGACGAGGGGCTGGAG TTTGCAGATGAGGAAGTTGAATGCTGTTATGAAGAATTTTATGAGGATGTGCATACTGAGTTCTTGAAGTATGGGGAAATTGTAAATTTCAAG GTGTGTAAAAATGGCTCTTTCCacttgaggggaaacctgTATGTGCACTATAAGTCACTGGATTCAGCTGTGCTTGCTTATAATGCCAACAATGGTCGTTTCTATGCAGGGAAACAG GTAATATGTGAATTTGTAAATGTTACCAGATGGAAGATAGCAATATGTGGGGAATTTATGAAGACAAGGTACCAG ACATGTTCTCATGGAACAGCTTGTAATTTCATTCACTGTTTTCGAAATCCTGGTGGGGACTATGAATGGGCTGATAGTGACAAACCTCCCCCACGGTATTGGGTGAAAAAGATGGCTTCTCTGTTTGGTTATTTAGATGAATccgaaaatgaaaaacatacTGAGCTTGAACACTGGGACAAGTTTGGAAAATCCAGCAGGTCAATGTCAACAGATGTCGACAG ATATCGTTCAAGAAGATCTAAATCTAGAAGTCTGGACCATGGCTCCAGAAGAAGTAAAAACAGTGAAAATGACTACACAAGGCACTCTCGTCGAGAGAAAGTTCATGAGAATCAGCAAAGTTTGGATAAGGAAGAATATGAGCAGGCAAACCTAAAATATTACCACCGGAGAAACAACAGATTTAATGATGCAGATTCTGACGAATCAGCGGATAAGTTTGACGAGAGAAGCAAAGATAGAGAACGTGGTAGGAGATCACGAGTTCGAAATGCAGATCATGATGACAGCAAGAACACATCAAATGAAACTGATGAAGGCTGGTCAAGTGGTGATGGGAACAAATATGTGCATCGACACCAAAGAAGGAAAAGCAATGGGCACGTTTCCGAGACGTTTAAAACCACAGGTGGTTCTCCAAGCCAGAGCGCAATCAGTGATCACGATACACGTGGAATTTCTTCTGACAGAAACAAGGAAAGGCGTGTTTCGTATGGTGGAAAACACAAGAAACGCTGGGATGAGGTTACTAAAGATTCTGATGACCAGTTGAAACAGAAATCTAAGTTGAAGACTGATTATGAATGCAAGAAGTTCAGCTTAAGAAAATCCAGTGGTCTCCCATCAGATGGGAGACAGGAGCAGTCTATTTCAGATCGATATATTGAGAGGTCCGAACCAATGAATCTTGACAAAGAATTCTGTAACAACGAGCACACTGACAAGGAAGGCCGATGGGATCCTGGAAGAAGTTATGATGAATTCGAGAAATTTAGCGAGAGTACAAGCGCTATGCACTCCGAGGCTGGAAGCCCTGTTCGCCAAGGTGAAAGATTTAAATCAGATGTTCTTGGTAGAGTAGACTACTATGGTAACAAAGTTAAGAAGCGAAATCATAGGGAACTGAAAAGCAGCGATTCATATGAACAACGAACGTCTCGAAGAAAGTCTTCTCGGCCTGATGATGATCAGAATTTCAGTGATTTAAAATACGATAACACGAACACCAACTAG